The Leptolyngbyaceae cyanobacterium nucleotide sequence AACAGGATTTTCCGGGCCAATCCTTTCTAGAACATAAGCAATTTGCTGCATTTCTTTAGGTTCTTGACAAGTTAACAAAAGCTGTTTTGAGATCGCAATTGCATTTGGATTTCCCTTGTCTAATTCCCCTAAATCATCAGCAGCCCACCGACGAACTTTAGGATGTTTGTGGTGTAAAAGGGATTTTAAAATTTCAATAGCATCTTGCTTGGCATCATCAAAATTTCCCAAAACCCTAGCAGCAGAACATCTGTTAAGATAATCCTGGCTGTTACAGCTTATTTCTTTCAAAGTAGCAATGGGATGTTCTTGCTTGCTTGATTTAAATTTAGATAAGCTCTCAGCAGCACGAATACGAGTAGATTCTGACTCCCTGATATCTAAAAGCTTATTTAATACATTAACTACATCTTGACTGACTGTATTAATTTCTCCTAAATTTCGAGCAATGATACAGCGACTAGAGTTAGATTTAGAGTTGTCTAATCTTTCTATATAAAAAGTGATTAAATCTGGATCGCTTTTATCTAAATTGTAGAGTACATTAGCTGCTCGGTTACGAATATTTATACTTTTATTCGATAATAATTCTTTTAATTTACTAACAACGGTTGTATTATACCTACTAATTTCCTCCAATGTATGACCAGCTTGCCTATAAATGTCACTGTCTTCGCTGTTTTCTAAAAGTTTAAAAAGAGCAGCAATAGCATCTGGATTTCCATTATCAATTTTTTCTAAACTATATGCTACTTGCCATAACAGTTTATTATCTATAATTTCTAATAGTTTTTTCAAATGCCTAATAGCAGCTTTATTATTTTGGTCAATTTGCCCCAAGGTATAAGCGATTTCCACAGAAGTAGATTCGTTTTCACAGCCCGCTAACAACTTTTGTAAAACAACAACAGCTTTTTTTCTGTGTGTTTGTTCAAGTATTTTTCTTGCTTCTTGCCACAGTAAGTTAGAATTATCAAAGCTACAACCAGCAAGTTGTTCAACAATCTTGGTACTCATATCAAAATCACCAAACTCGGCAATTCCCTGTGCTGCAATGAAAAATGCTCGATATTCATAAAAATCTCCACATCCATCCTCAAAATTAACCAAAGCATCAATAAATTCCTCTTTCTGCTTTCGTTCTATCTCCCCTCGCCCCAACCACAGCAAAATTACCTCTCGCCACTGCCTCTCAAAAATGCGGTAACTGCAATCAGAAACAGGGGGAATTTGGTGATTTAAGAAAAAGTGCCAATCCTCAATTGCACAAGCGGCGAAATATTCCTGAAACGTCGGATGGAAGAAAGCGTAAACAGGCTTTTTCGTGCGGGTATCCCTATCAACTAAAACCAACCATCCCAATTCATCAGCTAAATTAAACCACTCCTCCTCCATCTGCTCAATGGCAAAATCTTGCTCAATCCGAAACCGATTCACGCTTTCCATTGCCGCTAAAGCCAACTTTGCCAAAGCTTGTTGAATCTGTTTTTTATCCTTCTGGTTTAATACTCGCTGTTTCTTCTGGAATTCCTCTTGTTTCCACTCAAAAAAATAAGTGGTAAACTGCTCGTAAAGTGCCGCCTTCGTTTCGGGCAATTCCTGTTCGGGTACGCACCAAGACTGACACAACATCGACAACCGCAGGGGATTGCGTACCAGTTCTTTGATTCGCTCTTTTCCCGGTGATTTTAACTGTGTTGTTAAGCGTTTTCCCTGTTCTCGCCAAAAAGTTTCATTGCCAGATTTGCGCCGTTTCTCATCCAGACTCGCCTCTTCAAACCACTGGCGAATAAACTCATCCACATCATCCGGTTCAAATTCCAAAGTTTTATAAGTATCAAAATTTGTCAGGCTATTGATATTTCCTGCATCCCAAACATTCAAACGACA carries:
- a CDS encoding HEAT repeat domain-containing protein; the protein is MRETRKRGIPATEEGRQKLTTAKAAKRNHEGKVWTYLDIATAAEVNETTVKRFFRGEAVDKESAISICKALDLEVTDIVDPKHLNPPTPTTTPTEINWREICTKVLATQHLRRQATAQQYELNIYVPLGLMERPKTPNPRPNATGEESPPQKEPELQIVQTYKDDAFFQKVIAENHTEKRKHIAIIGEPGAGKTTLLGELAERLAKNSPYFPICIRLADLRSSTIADYLLNNWLSKALQFIDFEAENVTPEIRKAFKQLFATGKVWLLLDGVDEMAATSPIEALARIREQLTDWVGKARVVLTCRLNVWDAGNINSLTNFDTYKTLEFEPDDVDEFIRQWFEEASLDEKRRKSGNETFWREQGKRLTTQLKSPGKERIKELVRNPLRLSMLCQSWCVPEQELPETKAALYEQFTTYFFEWKQEEFQKKQRVLNQKDKKQIQQALAKLALAAMESVNRFRIEQDFAIEQMEEEWFNLADELGWLVLVDRDTRTKKPVYAFFHPTFQEYFAACAIEDWHFFLNHQIPPVSDCSYRIFERQWREVILLWLGRGEIERKQKEEFIDALVNFEDGCGDFYEYRAFFIAAQGIAEFGDFDMSTKIVEQLAGCSFDNSNLLWQEARKILEQTHRKKAVVVLQKLLAGCENESTSVEIAYTLGQIDQNNKAAIRHLKKLLEIIDNKLLWQVAYSLEKIDNGNPDAIAALFKLLENSEDSDIYRQAGHTLEEISRYNTTVVSKLKELLSNKSINIRNRAANVLYNLDKSDPDLITFYIERLDNSKSNSSRCIIARNLGEINTVSQDVVNVLNKLLDIRESESTRIRAAESLSKFKSSKQEHPIATLKEISCNSQDYLNRCSAARVLGNFDDAKQDAIEILKSLLHHKHPKVRRWAADDLGELDKGNPNAIAISKQLLLTCQEPKEMQQIAYVLERIGPENPVVIDALLQLMHERKNEHEIVLLAASSLLKLAPSNQDAIDPLTMLLKTCEDQFMQWRIADILLKLDNNNKNAINNLIELLHIWEDEFIFTNAIISLHQINQDNENLVNILMKIVSTTNNENIFLAASSFLRLIKSFSLVKKIVFMLKDTFIKEFNKNQHERYKQCFEVLWSYAQNLPYPDFYQAWHQDTLTNTATANLNLANLPQVLAEAINNQPELCSKVKLICMDTHQIIDPENPAPEIYDLMLNQNCPEWQNGYPETMQKLKLYWNYLRRNSENPLFFICYDSTALTA